CGTGGCGCGGTTCAACGGCTTCGCGGCTGCTGGGGCGGATGAGGACTTCCACCGGGGTGACGAGCCGTACGACCGGTCGTTCGCGGAGGGCGGCTCCCCGCTGGTGCCGATCGAGAAGGGCCCGTTCCACGCCGCCGCATTCGGTCTCTCCGATCTCGGCACCAAGGGCGGTCTGCGCACCGATGCGCGTGCCCGGGTGCTCAACACCTCGGGCGAGGTGATCCCCGGCCTGTACGCCGCGGGCAACTCGATGGCCGCCGTCAGCGGGACCACGTATCCGGGCGGGGGCAATCCGATCGGGGCCTGCATGGTGTTCAGCCACCTCGCCGCGCTGGACATGCTCGCCCGCTGACCACGAGGAGCACCATGTCTTCGCCGAACACACCCGTGCTGATCACCGGCGCCGCTTCTGGGATCGGTGCTGCCTGCGCTCGTGCCCTGGCCGCCGGCGGGCGACCAGTGGTCTTGTGGGATCGCGATGAGGGCGGCGTGGCGGCCGTCGCGGAGCAGATCGAGCAGACCGGCGGCGTGCCGGTCGTCGCGACCGGGATCGACGTCGCCGACGTGTCCCGGTACGACGACGCGCTCGCCGAGGCCCGGCGGACCGTCGGCAGGATAGGCGGTTTCGTGCACTGCGCCGGGATCGTCGACTCGACGCCGATGACGGAGGTCCGGCTGGAGGCGTGGCAGCGCGTCTTCGACGTCAACCTCACGGCCTTCGCCTACGGGACTGCCGCGCTCGCCGAGGATCTGACCGCGTTGCCGGACTCGGCGGTGGTGGCGATCTCGTCCATCAACGCCACGCTCGGGCAGGCGAACATCCCGTCCTACAGCGCCTCCAAGGCCGGAGTCCTCGGGCTGACGCGGTCGCTGGCCGCGCAGCTCGGTCGCTCGGGGGTTCGGGTGAACGCGGTCTGCCCGGGCTACATCGACACGCCGATGCTGCGCCGCAGCCTCGTCGATGCCCGCCGCGGGGAGCGGATGCGCGGTGACGCGATGCTCGGTCGCGTCGGGCAGCCGGAAGAGATCGGGTCCGCCGTCCGCTTCCTGCTCAGCACCGAAGCCAGTTTCATCACCGGTAGCACGATTTTCGTCGACGGCGGAGTCACGGCCAGCGACCGCCTCGGCTCGCTCGACTGACCCGACCTCCCGCTCGACGACGTCGGTCCTCACGACTCACGGGGTCAAATTTCCATTGAAATCAGACGTCTGATTTCAATGGAATTCGGATCACGTCGGCATGTCGGCGTCCGACGCGCCGACGCCTGCGGGTGATCCCGCGATTTCAATTGAAATTGGACGTCCGATTTCCATTGAAATCGCGGGATCTGGCCGCAGGTGCCGGTCTCGTTGAGCGGGAGAGAGCCTGTTGCGGCTGGCCCGGACTTCCCACCATGGAGGCGAATCGACGAGACCGAGTCGGAGGAGTTCCTCATGGCAGCACCGCGGACGGCTGATGAGAACGAGGTGCGGGTTATCGAGGCGGAGGCTCCGCCGGCCCGCTACGCGCGCGGCTGGCACTGCCTCGGCCTCGCCGACGGCTACCGGGACGGAAAGCCCCACGCGATCGAGGCCTTCGGCACCAAGCTGGTGGTGTTCGCCGACGGCGGCGGGAAGCTGAATGTGCTCAACGCCTACTGCCCGCACATGGGCGGTGACCTGAGCCGGGGCGAGGTCAAGGGCGACGAGGTCGCCTGCCCGTTCCACGACTGGCGCTGGTCGGGCAACGGGCGCTGCGCGAGCATCCCGTACGCGCGGCGGGTGCCGCCGCGGGCGCGCACGAAGGCGTGGACCGTGCTGGAGCGCAACGGGCAGCTGTTCGTGTGGAACGACCCGCAGGGCAAGCAGCCGCCGCCGGAGGTGACCATTCCGGAGATCCCCGGCTCGGGTTCGGACGAGTGGACCTCGTGGACGTGGAACTCGCTGCGGATCGACGGATCGAACTGCCGCGAGATCGTGGACAACGTGGTGGACATGGCCCACTTCTTCTACATCCACTACTCGTTCCCGACCTACTTCAAGAACGTCTTCGAGGGGCACATCGCCAGCCAGACGATGCACAGCAAGTCCCGGCCGGACGTGAAGATCGGCACGAACTACAGCGACGACAGCACGCTGCGCTCGAGCGCCTCCTACTACGGGCCCTCCTACATGATCGACTACCTGTGGAGCGACACCGGCGAGGTGACGATCGAGACGGTGCTGATCAACTGCCACTACCCGGTGTCGCCCACGAGCTTCGTGCTGCAGTGGGGCGCGATGGTCAAGAAGCCCGAGGGGATGTCCGACGAGGACGCCGAGCAGATGGCGCAGGGCTTCGCCGCCGGCGTCGAGAAGGGCTTCCTGCAGGACGTCGAGATCTGGCAGAACAAGGCCCGGATCGACAACCCGCTGCTGTGCGAGGAGGACGGGCCGGTCTACCAGCTGCGGCGCTGGTACGAGCAGTTCTACGTCGACGTCGAGGACGTGACCCCGGAGATGAACCGGCGGTTCGAGTTCGAGATCGACACCGAGCGCGCGATCGAGTTCTGGCAGGCCGAGGTCGACGACAACCTGGCCAACGGCCGCGTGATCGTGGACGACAGCGCTCCCACCGCCTGATCGGAGGCAGCTAGGTGCAGCCCTTGTCCTGCCGCAGCTGCGGCACGTGCGTGCTGGTCAAGAAGAACAGCCTGGCCCACACGCAAGTGCAGTGGACCACCGACACCGACCGCTGCGCGGAACTCGCACAGCACCCGAACACCGACCGCGCGAGTGTGCTGACGTGCCTGCAGCTGCGCGACAGCATCGAAACCGCGGTGCGGCGCGGGGAGCTCCAGGTGGACACGCCGTGACCCGGGGCGTCGGGATCACCTGCGACGACACACCGGAACGAGGAGGATCCATGCCGGAGCAGTCGGTCATCCGCGACGCCGTCGCGAGCTACCTGAAGGCGGTCGCGACCGGAAGCGCAGCGGACGTCGCGGCCCTCTACGCCGAGGACGCCACGCTCGAGGATCCGGTGGGCAGCGAGCCGGTCCGCGGACGGGCCGCGATCACCGAGTTCTACTCCACCCTCGAGAACATGCGCCAGGACGTCGAGCTGCTGGCGCTCCGGGTCGCCGGGGACAGCGCGGCGTTCCACTTCCGCGTTCGCACCGAGCTGCCCGACGGTGCCGCCGAGATCGAGCCGATCGACGTGATGACCTTCGACGAAGCAGGCCGGATCACGACCATGCGCGCGTTCTGGTCACCCGAGGACGTCCACCTCGCCCAGTGACCCGCCGAGCGGTCTGGTCGTGCTGTGCAGGGCGGTGGTGGCCGATTTGCCCACCGCTGCCGGTGAATCCCGGTCAGCGGTGGGCCGGAGAACGGGTCCCGGTCAGCGGGAGCAGGGGTGGGTCCGTCGGCACGCCGGTCATAGCTTCGTCGAACCGCCGCGGGCCGGCGGTGTAAGCGGTCGTCCGAGCAGTTCGGAGGTGCGTGCATGGCGCACGAGGTGGTTCGCCGAGTGGAAGAGGTCGCCGCTCGGCTCGCGGCGACCGCGGAGGACAGCGAGCGGTTGGGCAGGCTCGCGGACGAGAGCGTCAAGCTGGTGCGCGAAGCCGGGGTCATGCGGCTGCTGCAGCCGACCGACTTCGGCGGGTACGCGGCCCATCCGCGGGACTTCGCCGAAGCCGTCATGGCCGTTGCGAAGGCCTGCGGGTCGACCGGCTGGGTGTGCGGGGTGGGCGGGGTCCACCCGTGGGAGATGGCGCTCATGGACCGGCAGCTCCAGCAGGAGGTCTGGGGCGAGAACCCGGACACCTGGATCGCCTCGCCGTACATGCCCAGCGGCATCGCCACGCCGACCAACGGCGGCTACGTCCTCAAAGGACGGTGGCAGTTCTCCTCCGGCACCGACCACTGCGACTGGATCTTCCTCGGCGCGCTGGTCGGCGACGCCGGGGGCAAGCCCGCCCAGCCGTCCAAGGTGCTGCACGTGGTCCTGCCGCGGCAGGACTACACGATCGTCGACGACTCCTGGGACGTCATCGGCCTGTGCGGCACCGGCAGCAAGGACATCGTCGTCGACGGCGCGTTCATCCCGGCGTACCGGACGATCGACTCCGAAGAGGTCGCCCGGGGAGAGAGCGCCGCCGAACGCGTCGGCCGGACCGAGACGGTGTACCGGCTGCCGTTCTGGACGATGTTCCCGTTGGGCATCACCTCGGCGGTCGTCGGCATCGCGGAAGGCGCGCTGGCCTGCCACCTCGAGTACCAGCGGGACCGGGTCATGGCGGCGGGCACCCGGGTCCGCGACGATCCGCACACGCTGTACGCGATCTCCGAGGCGGCAGCGGAGATCGCGGCTTCCCGCACGCAGCTGCTCGACGGCGTCAGCCGCCTCTACGACCGGGCCGAAGCAGGCGAGCCGATCACCTTCGAGGACCGCTCGACGGTGCGCCGCAACCAG
This portion of the Saccharopolyspora antimicrobica genome encodes:
- a CDS encoding SDR family NAD(P)-dependent oxidoreductase yields the protein MSSPNTPVLITGAASGIGAACARALAAGGRPVVLWDRDEGGVAAVAEQIEQTGGVPVVATGIDVADVSRYDDALAEARRTVGRIGGFVHCAGIVDSTPMTEVRLEAWQRVFDVNLTAFAYGTAALAEDLTALPDSAVVAISSINATLGQANIPSYSASKAGVLGLTRSLAAQLGRSGVRVNAVCPGYIDTPMLRRSLVDARRGERMRGDAMLGRVGQPEEIGSAVRFLLSTEASFITGSTIFVDGGVTASDRLGSLD
- a CDS encoding Rieske 2Fe-2S domain-containing protein — encoded protein: MAAPRTADENEVRVIEAEAPPARYARGWHCLGLADGYRDGKPHAIEAFGTKLVVFADGGGKLNVLNAYCPHMGGDLSRGEVKGDEVACPFHDWRWSGNGRCASIPYARRVPPRARTKAWTVLERNGQLFVWNDPQGKQPPPEVTIPEIPGSGSDEWTSWTWNSLRIDGSNCREIVDNVVDMAHFFYIHYSFPTYFKNVFEGHIASQTMHSKSRPDVKIGTNYSDDSTLRSSASYYGPSYMIDYLWSDTGEVTIETVLINCHYPVSPTSFVLQWGAMVKKPEGMSDEDAEQMAQGFAAGVEKGFLQDVEIWQNKARIDNPLLCEEDGPVYQLRRWYEQFYVDVEDVTPEMNRRFEFEIDTERAIEFWQAEVDDNLANGRVIVDDSAPTA
- a CDS encoding nuclear transport factor 2 family protein; this encodes MPEQSVIRDAVASYLKAVATGSAADVAALYAEDATLEDPVGSEPVRGRAAITEFYSTLENMRQDVELLALRVAGDSAAFHFRVRTELPDGAAEIEPIDVMTFDEAGRITTMRAFWSPEDVHLAQ
- a CDS encoding acyl-CoA dehydrogenase family protein, with translation MAHEVVRRVEEVAARLAATAEDSERLGRLADESVKLVREAGVMRLLQPTDFGGYAAHPRDFAEAVMAVAKACGSTGWVCGVGGVHPWEMALMDRQLQQEVWGENPDTWIASPYMPSGIATPTNGGYVLKGRWQFSSGTDHCDWIFLGALVGDAGGKPAQPSKVLHVVLPRQDYTIVDDSWDVIGLCGTGSKDIVVDGAFIPAYRTIDSEEVARGESAAERVGRTETVYRLPFWTMFPLGITSAVVGIAEGALACHLEYQRDRVMAAGTRVRDDPHTLYAISEAAAEIAASRTQLLDGVSRLYDRAEAGEPITFEDRSTVRRNQVRCAWRAVSAVDEIFARSGGNAVRRTNAVQRFWRDAHVGLQHAIHIPGSIYHSNALTSMGIEPTEQLRALI